From the Lampris incognitus isolate fLamInc1 chromosome 10, fLamInc1.hap2, whole genome shotgun sequence genome, one window contains:
- the eef2kmt gene encoding protein-lysine N-methyltransferase EEF2KMT isoform X2: MNRSDILRNFRVSFFAMSRLSSFPWTFLERELENDKASGVISDILTQTCLHPLCQKHPPSVKYRRLFLTQLINRPCGETVSLSENVAVISEGTTGLVTWEAALCLAEWALHNQQNFTGRTVLELGSGVGLTGITVCRSCKPSRYVFTDCHPGVLQKLKANVRLNGLLDHSAPSVSVEELDWEAASEEQLREIGANMVIAADVVYDPDIIGCLVKLLSKILRCSSPDVLPEVLIASTIRNPDTYNCFKRQLENEGISHDVLTGPVGHVFPYNRNSTVEMVKLYI; the protein is encoded by the exons ATGAATAGAAGTGATATTTTGCGAAACTTCCGAGTTTCTTTCTTCGCCATGAGTCGTCTGTCCTCCTTTCCGTGGACC TTTCTGGAGAGAGAACTCGAAAACGACAAAGCATCAGGAGTCATTTCAGATATCCTCACTCAG ACGTGTTTGCACCCTTTGTGTCAGAAGCACCCACCGTCAGTAAAGTACAGGAGACTGTTCCTCACACAGCTGATCAACAGG CCTTGCGGAGAGACCGTCAGCTTGTCAGAGAACGTCGCCGTGATCTCGGAGGGAACCACCGGTCTGGTCACATGGGAGGCCGCGCTCTGCCTGGCAGAATGGGCACTCCATAACCAGCAGAACTTCACCGGCAG GACGGTATTGGAGCTGGGAAGCGGCGTTGGGCTGACTGGGATCACGGTCTGCCGCTCTTGCAAGCCCTCGAGATACGTGTTCACCGACTGTCACCCCGGGGTCCTGCAGAAACTGAAGGCCAATGTCCGGCTAAACGGGTTGTTGGACCACAGCGCTCCCTcggtgtctgtggaggagctGGACTGGGAGGCAGCGTCGGAGGAGCAGCTAAGAGAGATTGGGGCGAACATGGTCATCGCTGCAG ATGTGGTGTATGATCCGGACATTATCGGTTGCCTGGTGAAGCTCCTGTCCAAAATCCTGCGATGTTCGTCTCCCGATGTCCTCCCCGAGGTCCTCATCGCCTCCACGATACGAAACCCGGACACATATAACTGCTTTAAACGCCAGCTGG AAAATGAAGGAATCAGCCATGACGTCCTCACAGGACCAGTCGGCCACGTCTTCCCTTACAACAGAAACTCCACCGTCGAGATGGTTAAATTGTACATATGA
- the alg1 gene encoding chitobiosyldiphosphodolichol beta-mannosyltransferase isoform X2: protein MAGWTRSVCVPVVSGSVLLCASVLLCGSASRLCGGGALFTACCSLLCAACACVWTIRATRRLRRRDARAGRRACVLVLGDVGRSPRMQYHALSLSRHGYDVTVLGLAGTRPHQDLLTDGRIQIVPIAEVKGIQGPAITRYVTKVVLQCLQLLQLLMKISLQSHVLLQNPPGLPSILVTWYVCRLRGSKFIIDWHNYGYTIMALSHGQRHPIVRMAKWYEHFFGRLADESVCVTNAMRDDLQMNWGIKATTLYDKPPAIFRETPLERRHELFMRLARTYPQFQTSGVRHQDDAAERTVFSSRDLTDNTVTLTPGRPVLLISSTSWTEDEDFSVLLEALQEYEGFVGRDASLPPLVCVITGKGPQKEHYRKLIDTLHFEHVKICTPWLEAEDYPVLLGSADLGVCLHKSSSGLDLPMKVVDMFGCCLPVCAIHFDCLHELVKHDENGLIFKTAEELAKQLKSLFSDFPSDDGRLGWFRNNLRTSGGQRWDENWDQNVLPLIGAAQ from the exons ATGGCGGGCTGGACCAGGTCCGTGTGTGTGCCGGTGGTTTCCGGGTCGGTGCTGCTGTGCGCGTCGGTGCTGCTGTGCGGGTCGGCGTCTCGCCTCTGCGGCGGAGGGGCGCTGTTCACGGCCTGCTGCTCGCTGCTCTGCgccgcgtgcgcgtgcgtgtggaCGATCCGCGCGACGCGGAGGCTGCGCAGGCGAGACGCGCGCGCCGGCCGGCGCGCGTGCGTGCTGGTGCTGGGGGACGTCGGCCGCAGCCCGCGGATGCAGTACCACGCGTTGTCCCTGAGCAGGCACGGATATGACGTCACTGTCCTCGGCTTGGCAG GCACCAGGCCTCACCAGGACTTGCTCACAGATGGCAGAATACAGATAGTGCCCATCGCGGAAGTGAAAGGCATTCAAG GTCCAGCAATCACAAGATACGTGACAAAGGTGGTCCTGCAGTGTCTGCAGCTTCTGCAGCTGTTGATGAAAATCAGCTTACAGTCTCATGTTCTCTTACAG AATCCTCCAGGTTTGCCTAGTATTTTGGTGACTTGGTACGTGTGCCGTCTACGTGGAAGCAAATTTATCATCGACTGGCATAACTATGGCTACACCATCATGGCGCTCTCCCACGGGCAGAGACACCCTATCGTCAGAATGGCCAAGTG gTACGAGCACTTCTTTGGGCGTCTGGCTgatgagagcgtgtgtgtgaccAACGCCATGAGAGACGACTTGCAGATGAACTGGGGAATCAA GGCCACCACTCTGTATGACAAGCCACCCGCCATATTCAGAGAAACGCCGCTGGAGCGCCGACACGAACTGTTCATGAGACTGGCCAGGACTTATCCTCAGTTCCAGACAAGTGG GGTTCGGCATCAGGACGATGCAGCAGAGAGGACGGTCTTCTCGTCTCGTGACCTTACAGATAACACGGTGACCTTGACCCCCGGACGACCTGTTCTGCTCATCAGCAGCACCAGTTGGACAG AGGATGAGGATTTCTCCGTGCTGCTGGAGGCCCTGCAGG AGTACGAAGGCTTCGTCGGAAGAGATGCCTCGCTGCCGCCTCTGGTCTGTGTGATCACAG gtAAAGGTCCCCAGAAGGAGCATTACAGGAAGCTGATTGACACACTTCATTTTGAGCATGTGAAGATCTGCACCCCATGGCTGGAGGCCGAGGATTACCCCGTCCTACTGG GTTCAGCAGACCTGGGCGTGTGCCTGCACAAGTCCTCCAGCGGTCTGGATCTGCCGATGAAGGTGGTCGACATGTTTGGCTGCTGTCTTCCAGTCTGCGCCATCCACTTCGACTG TTTACATGAACTTGTGAAGCACGACGAGAACGGACTCATCTTCAAAACCGCCGAAGAACTGGCAAAGCAGCTGAAG TCTCTCTTTTCAGATTTTCCTAGTGATGACGGCAGGCTTGGGTGGTTCAGGAATAACCTGCGGACCAGCGGAGGGCAGCGCTGGGATGAAAACTGGGACCAAAATGTGCTCCCCCTGATTGGCGCAGCAcagtag
- the eef2kmt gene encoding protein-lysine N-methyltransferase EEF2KMT isoform X1, translating into MNRSDILRNFRVSFFAMSRLSSFPWTFLERELENDKASGVISDILTQTCLHPLCQKHPPSVKYRRLFLTQLINRHEASDSEPLDELYEALGEVMGAEEGAACYKSYLLPCGETVSLSENVAVISEGTTGLVTWEAALCLAEWALHNQQNFTGRTVLELGSGVGLTGITVCRSCKPSRYVFTDCHPGVLQKLKANVRLNGLLDHSAPSVSVEELDWEAASEEQLREIGANMVIAADVVYDPDIIGCLVKLLSKILRCSSPDVLPEVLIASTIRNPDTYNCFKRQLENEGISHDVLTGPVGHVFPYNRNSTVEMVKLYI; encoded by the exons ATGAATAGAAGTGATATTTTGCGAAACTTCCGAGTTTCTTTCTTCGCCATGAGTCGTCTGTCCTCCTTTCCGTGGACC TTTCTGGAGAGAGAACTCGAAAACGACAAAGCATCAGGAGTCATTTCAGATATCCTCACTCAG ACGTGTTTGCACCCTTTGTGTCAGAAGCACCCACCGTCAGTAAAGTACAGGAGACTGTTCCTCACACAGCTGATCAACAGG CACGAAGCCTCAGATTCGGAGCCTTTGGATGAGTTGTACGAAGCTCTTGGGGAGGTGATGGGAGCGGAGGAGGGAGCGGCGTGCTACAAGAGTTATCTACTG CCTTGCGGAGAGACCGTCAGCTTGTCAGAGAACGTCGCCGTGATCTCGGAGGGAACCACCGGTCTGGTCACATGGGAGGCCGCGCTCTGCCTGGCAGAATGGGCACTCCATAACCAGCAGAACTTCACCGGCAG GACGGTATTGGAGCTGGGAAGCGGCGTTGGGCTGACTGGGATCACGGTCTGCCGCTCTTGCAAGCCCTCGAGATACGTGTTCACCGACTGTCACCCCGGGGTCCTGCAGAAACTGAAGGCCAATGTCCGGCTAAACGGGTTGTTGGACCACAGCGCTCCCTcggtgtctgtggaggagctGGACTGGGAGGCAGCGTCGGAGGAGCAGCTAAGAGAGATTGGGGCGAACATGGTCATCGCTGCAG ATGTGGTGTATGATCCGGACATTATCGGTTGCCTGGTGAAGCTCCTGTCCAAAATCCTGCGATGTTCGTCTCCCGATGTCCTCCCCGAGGTCCTCATCGCCTCCACGATACGAAACCCGGACACATATAACTGCTTTAAACGCCAGCTGG AAAATGAAGGAATCAGCCATGACGTCCTCACAGGACCAGTCGGCCACGTCTTCCCTTACAACAGAAACTCCACCGTCGAGATGGTTAAATTGTACATATGA
- the alg1 gene encoding chitobiosyldiphosphodolichol beta-mannosyltransferase isoform X1 translates to MAGWTRSVCVPVVSGSVLLCASVLLCGSASRLCGGGALFTACCSLLCAACACVWTIRATRRLRRRDARAGRRACVLVLGDVGRSPRMQYHALSLSRHGYDVTVLGLAGTRPHQDLLTDGRIQIVPIAEVKGIQAGPAITRYVTKVVLQCLQLLQLLMKISLQSHVLLQNPPGLPSILVTWYVCRLRGSKFIIDWHNYGYTIMALSHGQRHPIVRMAKWYEHFFGRLADESVCVTNAMRDDLQMNWGIKATTLYDKPPAIFRETPLERRHELFMRLARTYPQFQTSGVRHQDDAAERTVFSSRDLTDNTVTLTPGRPVLLISSTSWTEDEDFSVLLEALQEYEGFVGRDASLPPLVCVITGKGPQKEHYRKLIDTLHFEHVKICTPWLEAEDYPVLLGSADLGVCLHKSSSGLDLPMKVVDMFGCCLPVCAIHFDCLHELVKHDENGLIFKTAEELAKQLKSLFSDFPSDDGRLGWFRNNLRTSGGQRWDENWDQNVLPLIGAAQ, encoded by the exons ATGGCGGGCTGGACCAGGTCCGTGTGTGTGCCGGTGGTTTCCGGGTCGGTGCTGCTGTGCGCGTCGGTGCTGCTGTGCGGGTCGGCGTCTCGCCTCTGCGGCGGAGGGGCGCTGTTCACGGCCTGCTGCTCGCTGCTCTGCgccgcgtgcgcgtgcgtgtggaCGATCCGCGCGACGCGGAGGCTGCGCAGGCGAGACGCGCGCGCCGGCCGGCGCGCGTGCGTGCTGGTGCTGGGGGACGTCGGCCGCAGCCCGCGGATGCAGTACCACGCGTTGTCCCTGAGCAGGCACGGATATGACGTCACTGTCCTCGGCTTGGCAG GCACCAGGCCTCACCAGGACTTGCTCACAGATGGCAGAATACAGATAGTGCCCATCGCGGAAGTGAAAGGCATTCAAG CAGGTCCAGCAATCACAAGATACGTGACAAAGGTGGTCCTGCAGTGTCTGCAGCTTCTGCAGCTGTTGATGAAAATCAGCTTACAGTCTCATGTTCTCTTACAG AATCCTCCAGGTTTGCCTAGTATTTTGGTGACTTGGTACGTGTGCCGTCTACGTGGAAGCAAATTTATCATCGACTGGCATAACTATGGCTACACCATCATGGCGCTCTCCCACGGGCAGAGACACCCTATCGTCAGAATGGCCAAGTG gTACGAGCACTTCTTTGGGCGTCTGGCTgatgagagcgtgtgtgtgaccAACGCCATGAGAGACGACTTGCAGATGAACTGGGGAATCAA GGCCACCACTCTGTATGACAAGCCACCCGCCATATTCAGAGAAACGCCGCTGGAGCGCCGACACGAACTGTTCATGAGACTGGCCAGGACTTATCCTCAGTTCCAGACAAGTGG GGTTCGGCATCAGGACGATGCAGCAGAGAGGACGGTCTTCTCGTCTCGTGACCTTACAGATAACACGGTGACCTTGACCCCCGGACGACCTGTTCTGCTCATCAGCAGCACCAGTTGGACAG AGGATGAGGATTTCTCCGTGCTGCTGGAGGCCCTGCAGG AGTACGAAGGCTTCGTCGGAAGAGATGCCTCGCTGCCGCCTCTGGTCTGTGTGATCACAG gtAAAGGTCCCCAGAAGGAGCATTACAGGAAGCTGATTGACACACTTCATTTTGAGCATGTGAAGATCTGCACCCCATGGCTGGAGGCCGAGGATTACCCCGTCCTACTGG GTTCAGCAGACCTGGGCGTGTGCCTGCACAAGTCCTCCAGCGGTCTGGATCTGCCGATGAAGGTGGTCGACATGTTTGGCTGCTGTCTTCCAGTCTGCGCCATCCACTTCGACTG TTTACATGAACTTGTGAAGCACGACGAGAACGGACTCATCTTCAAAACCGCCGAAGAACTGGCAAAGCAGCTGAAG TCTCTCTTTTCAGATTTTCCTAGTGATGACGGCAGGCTTGGGTGGTTCAGGAATAACCTGCGGACCAGCGGAGGGCAGCGCTGGGATGAAAACTGGGACCAAAATGTGCTCCCCCTGATTGGCGCAGCAcagtag
- the c10h16orf89 gene encoding UPF0764 protein C16orf89 homolog codes for MTKALLVAVLTLTAVSASREEVIDELLGSLSRGASFLEKEHLHINLDGVVGFLILQAELKEAVRTWPHTDPVSWAQRTSAVSLVKQLDQSLAKAVEALQQNDPKYYAEFEPLLTWRFWLIPQEWSTTDPSLVYSSTSTMECYDEQLSDKCMTLLLGTWKNKGTPCIVTKSCRDTMTRFGCPHYSLSHQLLYFMIGTMRGCSQMLKGDMRASRANMTERSYQKIFCSNMMKNNQETLQDGFTGQTQDIFIENILLCGLAGFSDFYKPDWLQHILSLQDQELGCFGRDGKIISQIIGDELLEQLQLHRRVKRREKTLRDGCSSHMTGVAVSALGGYLNYYLTEQDITKRPLT; via the exons ATGACGAAGGCGCTCCTGGTCGCGGTGCTGACCCTCACCGCGGTGTCCGCGTCGCGGGAGGAGGTGATAGACGAGCTCCTCGGCAGCCTCTCCAGAGGAGCATCCTTCCTGGAGAAGGAGCACCTCCACATCAACCTGGACGGGGTGGTGGGGTTCTTGATACTGCAGG CTGAGCTGAAGGAAGCTGTGCGGACGTGGCCTCATACGGACCCGGTCAGCTGGGCCCAGCGGACCTCGGCCGTGTCGCTGGTCAAACAGCTGGACCAAAGCCTGGCCAAGGCCGTAGAGGCCCTGCAGCAGAACGACCCCAAATACTACGCAG agTTTGAGCCCCTGCTGACATGGAGGTTCTGGTTGATACCTCAGGAGTGGAGCACCACAGACCCGAGCCTGGTCTACTCCTCCACCAGCACCATGGAGTGTTACGACGAGCAGCTCAGTGACAAGTGCATGACCCTGCTGCTGGGCACCTG GAAGAATAAAGGCACGCCCTGCATCGTCACCAAGTCCTGCAGGGACACCATGACTCGCTTCGGCTGCCCGCACTACTCGCTCTCTCACCAGCTTCTGTACTTCATGATCGGCACCATG AGAGGCTGCTCCCAAATGCTGAAGGGGGACATGCGGGCATCACGGGCCAACATGACAGAACGCAGCTACCAGAAGATCTTCTGCTCCAACATGATGAAGAACAACCAGGAGACCCTCCAAGACGGCTTCACCGGGCAAACGCAGGACATCTTCATCGAAAACA TCCTGCTGTGTGGACTGGCCGGCTTCTCGGACTTCTACAAACCGGACTGGCTGCAGCACATTCTCAGTTTGCAGGACCAGGAACTGGGATGTTTTGGGAGAGATG GGAAAATTATCTCCCAGATAATCGGAGATGAACTCCTGGAACAACTGCAGCTCCACCGGAGGGTCAAGAGGAGGGAGAAGACACTACGAG